Proteins from a single region of Lachnospiraceae bacterium:
- a CDS encoding NusG domain II-containing protein, which translates to MKQSRWKKADWILLGSLLAAGLLGGLLLFLTSKTGQRVQVRVGGEIQAVYRLEEEGRYRIEGAEGGSNILVIQDGKAWVEEASCPDGLCMHMGKIMQQGQSIVCLPNQVIIEITEAGAEQKVDGVVR; encoded by the coding sequence GTGAAGCAGTCAAGATGGAAAAAAGCCGACTGGATTTTGCTCGGGAGCCTGTTAGCCGCAGGGCTGTTAGGAGGATTGCTGCTATTTTTGACCAGTAAAACCGGTCAAAGAGTGCAGGTTCGGGTAGGCGGCGAGATTCAGGCTGTGTACCGGCTGGAAGAAGAGGGGCGCTACCGCATAGAGGGCGCTGAAGGCGGAAGCAATATCCTAGTCATTCAAGACGGGAAGGCATGGGTTGAAGAAGCATCCTGCCCGGATGGACTATGCATGCATATGGGAAAAATCATGCAGCAGGGGCAGTCCATCGTATGTCTGCCAAATCAGGTGATTATAGAAATCACAGAAGCCGGA